From Thermoanaerobaculum aquaticum, one genomic window encodes:
- a CDS encoding ABC transporter ATP-binding protein, which yields MQKESSGSSPRLPKIAVIDLWKSFSGKEVLRGVNLTVAPGESLVIVGGSGAGKSVLLKHLIGLVQPDRGHVIVDGEDLACAEPERCLAIRRKFGMSFQEGALFDSMNVFDNIAFPLRRHTRMSEEEIAERVRECLSLVHLSGIEKKMPSELSGGMRRRVGFARAIALKPEILLFDEPNTGLDPITAAAIDRVIIEMRDKLPVTMVTITHDMNSAFRIADRIAMLRGGKIVAVAPPEEFRKLPDPYVQSFLAGQPVEEEVA from the coding sequence ATGCAAAAGGAAAGCTCAGGAAGCTCGCCTCGCCTCCCCAAGATTGCCGTCATTGACCTTTGGAAATCCTTCTCCGGTAAAGAGGTCCTGCGGGGGGTGAACCTCACCGTGGCCCCTGGCGAATCGTTGGTGATCGTGGGCGGTTCCGGGGCCGGGAAAAGCGTGCTTTTGAAGCATCTCATTGGGCTGGTGCAACCGGATCGCGGGCACGTCATCGTGGACGGCGAGGACCTCGCCTGCGCCGAACCCGAGAGGTGCCTGGCCATCCGCCGCAAGTTCGGCATGTCCTTCCAGGAGGGAGCGCTCTTTGACTCCATGAACGTGTTCGACAACATTGCCTTTCCCCTGCGCCGTCACACCCGCATGAGCGAGGAGGAAATTGCCGAAAGGGTGCGAGAGTGCTTGAGCCTGGTGCACCTTTCGGGCATCGAAAAGAAAATGCCCTCCGAGCTTTCGGGGGGCATGCGGCGAAGGGTGGGGTTTGCCCGGGCCATTGCCCTGAAGCCCGAAATCCTGCTTTTCGACGAACCCAACACCGGCCTGGATCCCATCACCGCAGCGGCCATTGACCGGGTCATCATCGAAATGCGCGACAAGCTGCCGGTGACCATGGTGACCATTACCCACGATATGAACTCGGCCTTTCGCATTGCCGACCGCATTGCCATGCTGCGCGGCGGCAAAATCGTGGCGGTTGCTCCCCCGGAGGAGTTCCGCAAGTTGCCCGATCCTTACGTGCAGAGCTTTTTGGCTGGACAGCCAGTGGAAGAGGAGGTGGCATGA
- a CDS encoding MlaE family ABC transporter permease, which translates to MKPLVRFFEVLGRRWVAVFEEIGRFFYILHSTFLWTFRRPFDAREWVRQMVRVGVDSVPVVGLTALFTGMVLALQTYRGFARFHAEGFVASVVSLSLTRELAPVLAALMIAGRIGSSFAAELGTMRVTEQIDALYAMAVEPIQYLVVPRVGAATVMLPFLVAFADGIGVFGGYAVAVGLMGANPVVYWEKTFQYLDLNDVFSGLIKAAVFGLILAVTGCSKGFFTAGGAEGVGRSTTAAVVMASLVILLSDFFLTKILF; encoded by the coding sequence ATGAAGCCGCTAGTCCGTTTTTTTGAGGTCCTCGGCCGCCGGTGGGTGGCGGTTTTCGAGGAAATTGGTCGCTTCTTCTACATCCTCCACAGCACCTTCCTGTGGACCTTCCGCAGGCCCTTTGATGCCCGGGAGTGGGTCCGGCAAATGGTGCGGGTGGGGGTGGATTCGGTGCCGGTGGTGGGTCTGACCGCCCTTTTTACCGGCATGGTTCTGGCCTTGCAAACCTACCGGGGCTTTGCCCGTTTTCACGCCGAAGGGTTCGTGGCTTCGGTGGTTTCCCTTTCCCTCACCCGGGAGCTGGCACCGGTGCTGGCTGCCCTCATGATTGCCGGCCGCATCGGCTCTTCCTTTGCCGCCGAGCTGGGAACCATGAGGGTCACCGAGCAAATAGACGCCCTTTACGCCATGGCTGTGGAGCCCATCCAGTACCTGGTGGTGCCGCGGGTGGGAGCGGCCACAGTGATGCTGCCGTTTCTCGTGGCCTTTGCCGATGGCATTGGGGTTTTTGGTGGGTACGCCGTGGCCGTAGGGCTCATGGGTGCCAACCCCGTGGTTTACTGGGAAAAGACCTTCCAGTACCTGGACCTCAACGACGTGTTTTCGGGGCTCATTAAGGCTGCGGTTTTTGGCCTCATTCTGGCGGTCACCGGCTGCTCCAAGGGCTTCTTCACCGCCGGTGGAGCGGAAGGGGTGGGGCGCTCCACCACTGCTGCCGTAGTTATGGCGTCGCTGGTCATTTTGCTTTCGGATTTTTTCCTCACCAAGATCCTGTTTTAG